Below is a genomic region from Leptospira yasudae.
TTAGGAAAGAATTTTCCAAAATTTATTTGGCCGGAATGGAACGAAAACGGATACAATTTGCAATCGAATTTACGGCCTATCTTGAAACGGAAATCGATCGAATTATTTGTAATAGAAAACGGTTCTTAAAAAACTTTCGAAAAATTCAAAAACGATTCAAAAGAAATAAGAAGAGGGCTTTTCATATTCGACAAAGACCTCTTCTTAAAAAAATCGTGAAGATTAGAGTTCGTGTTTATAGCCGACTCGGTATTGTGTTCCGCCCAAAACGACTGGATAGGATGGTGAAGGCGATAATCCGAGAATTCCCCCTGCAGATTGAGTATGACCCGTACCTAACTTATAAGAATAAAACGTTTCCGCCTCTAAGTAGATAAATCCCTTCTCGGTAAGTCTGGATTGAGCTCCTACAATCCAGTTTGGAGCAACACCGGACACACTGAATCGAACGTCTTCCCAAGCTGCGGTTGGGTTGATTCCGTCGGACACCAAGTTTCCAATCGTCGGACTGATCGGAGTCGCAATATCATGGACAATATTGGATAGATTCGATCCAGCCAGACTCCAACCTCCTTTGAAGTAATGGACACCGCCCCCTATATAGATCGCGTTGTCCTCGGAAACGGAAACCTTGATTCCTACGTTGATCGGGATTTGAATTGCGTTATAATCCCACGTAATATCATAAAATTTGAATCCTAACGCTTTCGCTTCGGTGTCACCTCCAAAATATTTTCTCGTATAATTTGCCGCGATTCTTGCAAAATAGAATTTCCCGAATTCCTTCTCATAACCTGCCGAAAAAACAAGACCGGACATAGCGCCATTCGCTTTCACGTTGATCAATCCCGCCGTTGTATTCTCCAAGGTTTGCAGACGATTTTCGGGAATTACAGCTCTTCTGGGTGCGACTCCCGCATTCGCATTTCCACCCGTTCCACCCGAAGCGACGTCGTAATAATTCGCCGAATCTAAACCGTCTTTCGTAATCGTTCCACCCATTTGAGCAAGATCGAACTGAAGACCGAGACTTCCGAATACATACGACTTTGCGCTGATTGAATTCAGCGAAAGCAACGTTAAAGAGACAACAAATACAACTGTAAGTAATTTTCGAAACATGATTAACTCCTATTTTTCGATTGAGTTTACAGATGTTAGAGTGAGAAACACTCACTCCAACTTCTGCCCTGAGAGATCGTAGACGGAGTAAAAAGGAACGTCAAATCGGATTCGAACAAAATCAAAATTCAGGTTTTCTTATTTTATAAGAACATTATAATTTAATTATATTATAAATTATTTCAAATAAATCGTTTTGGTACATTAAACTTTTTTGTATCTAATTTTTTCATTTTATTATAAATTGATCGGACAATCGCACAGGACTAATAAAACCTAAAGTATTTTTTATATTTTGAAAAGTTTCGATCCTTCATAGTCTGCTTAAGAAAATAAAAAAACCCGGAAGACTTTAGGTCCGCCGGGTTTTCTCTGCAAGAAAAGCGAAATGAAAATTACTTAGACAACCACTTCATCATGCTTCTCAGTTTTTTACCGACCGATTCGATCGGGTGAGCCGCATTCTTTTCTCTCATATTCTTAAAGTTTGGATATCCCGCTTTTGTTTCGGCCATCCAGTTGGTTGCAAATTTTGCTCCCTTATCTTTTTGAATATCGTTCAGAACTTCTTTCATTCTTTGTTTAACGCCTGCATCGATCACGCGAGGACCGCTAACGTAGTCGCCGTATTCCGCAGTGTCGGAAATGGAGAATCTCATTCTCGCTAATCCGCCTTCATAGATCAAATCGGTGATGAGTTTCACTTCGTGAAGACACTCGAAGTAAGCGATTTCAGGATCGTATCCTGCTTCGGTCAGGGTTTCAAAACCCGCCATAATCAAGTTGGAAAGACCGCCGCAAAGAACGACTTGTTCTCCGAAAAGGTCGGTTTCCGTTTCTTCGCGGAAAGAAGTTTCCAGAATTCCAGCGCGTCCTCCGCCTACTCCGGCAGCGTGCGCAAGCGCTCTTTTCTTTGCTTCGCCGGTTGAATCCTGATAAATCGCGATCAAGCAAGGAACCCCGCCGCCTTCCGTATAAACTCGGCGAACCAAATGGCCCGGTCCTTTCGGAGCGACCATATATACGTCCACGTCTTTCGGAGGTTGGATAAAATCGTAATGAATGTTAAACCCGTGAGAAAAAACGAGAGCGTCGCCTTTTTTCAAATTCGGTTCGATGTCTTTTTTATAAAGATCGGCTTGAATCGTATCGGGTGCAAGAATTTGAATGATGTCTGCTTTTTGAGAAGCTTCAGCGACGCTGTACACTTCGAAACCCGCATTCTTAGCGTCTTGAACTGATTTGGATCCTTCTTTCAAACCGATAATAACTTTGAGTCCGGAATCCTTCATGTT
It encodes:
- the ilvC gene encoding ketol-acid reductoisomerase — encoded protein: MANIYYDADCDLNSLKGKTIAVIGYGSQGHAQAQNMKDSGLKVIIGLKEGSKSVQDAKNAGFEVYSVAEASQKADIIQILAPDTIQADLYKKDIEPNLKKGDALVFSHGFNIHYDFIQPPKDVDVYMVAPKGPGHLVRRVYTEGGGVPCLIAIYQDSTGEAKKRALAHAAGVGGGRAGILETSFREETETDLFGEQVVLCGGLSNLIMAGFETLTEAGYDPEIAYFECLHEVKLITDLIYEGGLARMRFSISDTAEYGDYVSGPRVIDAGVKQRMKEVLNDIQKDKGAKFATNWMAETKAGYPNFKNMREKNAAHPIESVGKKLRSMMKWLSK
- a CDS encoding porin OmpL1 codes for the protein MFRKLLTVVFVVSLTLLSLNSISAKSYVFGSLGLQFDLAQMGGTITKDGLDSANYYDVASGGTGGNANAGVAPRRAVIPENRLQTLENTTAGLINVKANGAMSGLVFSAGYEKEFGKFYFARIAANYTRKYFGGDTEAKALGFKFYDITWDYNAIQIPINVGIKVSVSEDNAIYIGGGVHYFKGGWSLAGSNLSNIVHDIATPISPTIGNLVSDGINPTAAWEDVRFSVSGVAPNWIVGAQSRLTEKGFIYLEAETFYSYKLGTGHTQSAGGILGLSPSPSYPVVLGGTQYRVGYKHEL